The sequence below is a genomic window from Lytechinus variegatus isolate NC3 chromosome 3, Lvar_3.0, whole genome shotgun sequence.
GTCAACgctaaagtttacatgcaagactcttatgacacctaactctgcaaccgtaagtaacttttcaaccaaacttggatggtagatggacttgggggacttgcatgttatgctgcagtcagaggtcacatgataaggtcaaaggtcatttttaggtcaacattaaagtctacatgcaagactcttacgacacctaactctgcaaccataagtcactttttaaccaaacttggatggtagttggacttggggaacctgcatgtGATGCTGctgtcggaggtcacatggataagtcaaaggtcattttcaggtcaatgttaaagtttacatgcaagactcttatgacacctaactctgcaaccgtaagtcattattcaataaaacttgggatggtagatgtacgtagatgtaagtttttgaaatgtcatcataaatcaGAAAGTGCATGGACCTAGTTCTTGAAACTTTGACATAGAATAATCaggtattacttaacatcctgcctgagtttcaggtcacatgaccaaggtcaattgTCATTTAAGGTTAATGAACTTAGAACATGTTTAGgaaatcaatatcgaaatcttaaccaagtttaggtttttgaaatgtcataacttagaaagcatATGTAGTACTAGTTCATGTAACTTAGGCTTAAGAACAATTTAGTATccctaaacatcctgtgcgagtttcaagtcacatatccaaggtcaaaggccatttacggttaatgaactttgataatgttaggggtatttgtggaattgttataactttaaaagtttatggatctagttcatgaaacttggacataagagtaccAATGTATCCTTGAATATCCTGTGTgtgtttctggtcacatgaccaagatcaaaggtcatttaaggtcaataaactttggccgtgttggggtatttattgaattggcatcataactaaGAAAGTTTGTGGATCTACACGTATGTAGTTCATTAAACGTAGACATAAGGGTTATCAAGTATTTTTGCAcacgtcttaggtcacatgattatggtgaaaggtcatgttgggtcaatggacataatattttattatgatattatgtgAATAATTATGCAATAGCTGtcttcaaagtcagcactgttgctatattgaatcgcgtaatgcaggcgagactgccagaggaattccacttgtttttttaatttacatgaaCTGAATCACTTGTATTTTATGTATGTGTTTGTCTTAAGGTTTTCAAATTATCATAATTGATATTTGACAGACTATGCATGAAACAAtctaatatataattttttaataggTTTGAGTTATGCAATGAGGCAGAGCAAGGGGGACAAGTACAGTACGAGGTAATCTTAAactttcaatttctttatttcatttaatattttaagtgcttataaattttgtatttgataataatgatgatagtagcTAGTTTTTATATAACACTTTTCCCATAATGGCTCAAAGCACTTTAACGCATATTACCCAGGTCGATGTATTAAATCCTAcacaaaaagtgcacaattCAATTCCCTGGACAGTGTTCCTTGCATTCATCACAACCTCATCATGGCACTGGCAAGTTTAAATATACAAtaactttcacatcctactgggtacccaatCAGCACTTGTGTCGAGCAAAGTCGGGCAAAGTGAGGAAcatagctacatgtatgctgaTGATGTGATAACAGGTTGCTTTGAAGCAAGATAAAGGATTTAATTGATTTGGATGGGGGATATTTTATCTCTGCATTGTCCATTTCAGCAATATGTCTAGATAAATTAGATGagtgtttgaataaaaatgaagaaaaatatgtagtCATTGATACTAATACCATAGAATGGTGAAATGTTTCAAAAGACCAAAGTTGTCCTAGAAATGATGCATTTAATTATGTGACAAGACacttagttttcattttttattaagaGTTCCAAAAGATGCATAAGTGTACAGTGCAAGCGCATTTAAATGAAAGATGGGCTCACATGCATACGGGCAACAAGGATGAATTTCCTTTTGTGAACCCTGGCATACATGTCACATGTCAACTtgtctttattttcctttttttttgtcttttactttgtatgtatatatttctcTCACACCATTGCCCCACCTCCTAGTGGAAAGGATTTTCATTGGATTAATGAGATGAGAGTGCCATTAAACAGCTTTTCTCATTGGACATTGCATCATGGGTCTGACATAGAGATACAAAATGAAGATACCTTGTACCTTGTAGTTCCATTCCCTGAAGTCCTCCACCAGGAAGGGTAACTCAGGGCTGAcaataaaatggttctcagaataccaattcaaaGAGATTATAAGGGTATTTTatgtcattgattttaacagaaataaaaaaaagacatttttttcaaagataaatgaATTTCAGAATACCATTCCTTGGGATCTCTTCATGGTAATCTTTCCTCTCAAGTGGTATCTATATCaaaattgttttacatgtattcaGTCAGAGTCTTTGAAGAAATAGGATTATTACTAGACTATGGTAAGTTTCTAGTTCAatctatatatttcactttcagtTGGTGTTAAGAAGATGGATAGAAATACCTCCTTCAATGGAATTCCGTGTGTTTGTTGCAAATCAAGATGTCATAGGTATGTGCACATTTTTAGGGCTCTTGGTTGTGGATACTTAAGTGATCTTGAACTAACAATCATGTTACAATCAAAGttaacatggggggggggggtcagttgCCTCCTATAGTACATAGCATGCACATGGAATCAATTTTATCTACTTACATGTCATATCTTCCCTTGATGATGGCAACATTAGTGTTAGTGATTATCAGTAGCTTTGAGAGAATCAAAGTTCTTTATTGACAGATGCTCTCCTGAACCTGTCCAGATGGCTACTGTGTATAGTCCTGATGAATCAATAtcaatttaattaatttttattcaatttttcaatggTACCAGTGTTTACTATTGTAATTTTCACTGACCCTCTGTATGACAACCATTGACAACAATACTATTTTCTTATATTTAGGCTGTATCACATAGATTTAAAGATGtagtttttaaatatttcattactttgCATTTCAATCATTTGAATTTAATCTGTATACAGGGATGccacagagctaccaagtctcacgcattatgtgtgagactcaagcattttttactcttgttcatcccctcaaatctctgtctcacgcaactatcacagcctattcccatatatattgtacacaatgtctgtgatctcactcagattcacagaaaatctcaagCATAGCTggtttttgaacttggcatctctgatgccagttttcaggcaaaagccCGAATTCAGGAtctggcaatttattttcaggccatagttttagcatttttgtgtacaaaatattgtattctaggtgattttcaggccctctgatcaattccaactggCATCCCTATATATAAGGCtgcaatattttgaatattacagtagatattgtttttatttttcttggacTAGCAATCTCACAACGTGACTGTCAAAGTTTCTTTCCATGTGTACCTCCGCTGGAAGATGACATCACATTTGAGATAATCAACTTTCATGACAGATACATAGCTGGCACATTCAAAGAACGACATTGTAAGTTTTATTGTACAGGGTAGCTAAATGATGCCTTTTTGAAACTGAGATATGATATTATACATCAGCGTTACATTCAgcaataaattatatatttttagaaagagTGGCTGTTATCCAGTCAGTCTATTATACTTTGCATTTTATGGTTATATATTGAATGTATTAAGTGGTATGACATGCATACATTTGTTGGAAGACTTTTTGTATCTCTGTAACAGCAATAACAGTAtctaattttcacatttttatatgCTAATCCAACATCATTTAAGTTGAaatacaggattttttttcctcaaaacttaaaaagtatagTTATTTGTAAATCAGTACCACTTTGACTCCTACCTGTTCAACTGATTCTTATcttgaatatgatttttatttcctacagaaaatgaaatgaaatattccatTGTTATATtcatgtttccatttttttttatgttatgcaTTCAGATGCTGTAGATGTATTCCGCAAAGACAAGGTGAGTATATGTTACGCAACGTTGCACTCCTTGTTCTCATAACATCTAggaccagaattttttttttgtaagagcAGGCTAATAATTTGcgttaataaaaaatatatataattaaaagTTTGTATGGTTTCTTggagaaacataaaaaataaacgctCGTAGATGTGTTATAGGGTTTTcttaaacaaaatttattaagtTTTGATACAGTTTAATAGCTGccatgatgttttttttttttttttggtcatattttttatgtaatacattgattttcaattatttgttgCAGGCTGAATTTTTGATATTAGATTTCAACCCTTTCAACGAAGTGACTGATTCCTTACTTTTTACATGGAATGAGCTCTATAGAATGAGAGACAACGATGAAGAATGTCAGTTTAGATGTATCAGAGAAGAGGCTGGTGTACAACCCAGTCCATATCTAGCTTATTCTATGCCTTCAGACTTCTTAGATCTTTCCACTGGGGCAGATGCCAACAAGCTGGTCGACTTCTTGAAAATGGTAAGAATTTAAGGAATAACATTTCTGAGCAGTCAAGATTGTACTCTTTGTTTTTACGAGAAGTTTTATACCATCCTTGATTTTCTGTTGAAACAATATTTGCGATGTACAGTATGTATcacaaaattgcaaaaaaaaaattaaaatgtgaaaacaatCAATTATATAAACAGAAGAGTATGAGAAGTTTAATTGCCAGTATCATAAGATCATAGGAATTTAATTGAACAAATATTGCCATTGAGGAGACAAAAACTTGTATCATAAAAAATTAACATTGAACAGAGTGAAATGAATTCACTCTTTTGAATAAGCTTCGATCTCACATGGTGAAAAGGCTTTGCGTTCAGATGGTAAAAACTTAGAAATTTGATAAGAGATCACAGCTCATCCGTGAATAAAGCAAAAATAGTTATCAGCCATGCCAAGAATGTCTGAGATATAAGGTGTAAGCCCCAGCAACAATATGTAAATTTC
It includes:
- the LOC121410197 gene encoding cell division cycle protein 123 homolog, producing the protein MNRQHVLNCSFSSWYSNFVERTIESEVIKLPQSFVNYLLEDGIYLPLSKAELAEQNIHRELSSKRPSFPDLQAKVEKVINQLGGAVFPKLNWSAPRDASWIVCGNSLKCNTFNDIILLLKSSNFISHDLTKPFELCNEAEQGGQVQYELVLRRWIEIPPSMEFRVFVANQDVIAISQRDCQSFFPCVPPLEDDITFEIINFHDRYIAGTFKERHYAVDVFRKDKAEFLILDFNPFNEVTDSLLFTWNELYRMRDNDEECQFRCIREEAGVQPSPYLAYSMPSDFLDLSTGADANKLVDFLKMEVQRQDDCCSSDDDAR